A genomic stretch from Cyprinus carpio isolate SPL01 chromosome A12, ASM1834038v1, whole genome shotgun sequence includes:
- the LOC109100277 gene encoding parvalbumin-2-like, with protein MAFAGILKDDDVAAALKDCSAADSFNYKSFFAKVGLTAKTPDDIKKAFFVIDQDKSGFIEEDELKLFLQNFAAGARALTDAETKAFLSAGDSDGDGKIGVDEFALLVKA; from the exons GAATTCTCAAGGACGATGATGTGGCTGCAGCTCTTAAGGACTGCTCTG CTGCTGACTCCTTCAACTACAAGAGCTTCTTCGCCAAGGTCGGCCTGACCGCAAAGACTCCCGATGACATCAAGAAAGCCTTCTTCGTCATCGACCAGGACAAGAGCGGCTTCATTGAGGAGGATGAGCTGAA ACTGTTCCTGCAGAACTTCGCCGCTGGCGCCAGGGCATTGACTGATGCTGAGACCAAGGCCTTCCTCTCAGCTGGTGACAGTGATGGTGACGGCAAAATCGGAGTTGATG AGTTTGCTTTGCTTGTAAAGGCCTAA